The Aedes albopictus strain Foshan chromosome 1, AalbF5, whole genome shotgun sequence genomic interval tagtactacatattTCTGTTAAGGTTCAATTAAACTCATACAATTATTTTAATTTTCGCCACGAAGTTTGAATCACTGCCCTATAAGATTGCATCGCAGTTGATTTGCTCAAAAATCGAAATAATAACAAATTCAACTCTTTTCAGCATGGCGTTTGCGCCTCAAAAACCCAAATATCAGCTGCAGCGAAACTAAGGCACTGCTGGCCGCGGCTATGGAGCACACTGGTGTACCGGGATTCCGGTTTCCGATCCGATCTGAGGGCGAAATCGAACGGCTAGAAGTTGCCGTCCGTAGTGACATGTACAAATGGGACAATTATGTAAGTTTTCATCGGATTACCAAGCCAATGTGCAACATAAGTTTTACTTCTAGATTGCATTCCTGCGAGATTTGAGGGCCAATGATCTCCACACACCAATACGATGCATTTTTCAGTCGGTGTTCTACGACGAAGCTCTAGTCAACTATAACTATAATGGAATTAGCACTGCGCCGGGCGTTCATAAGCGAGCAATGAAAAGTTACGCCATCTTTAGGGACTGCTTCGCTGGTATGTACATTTTCTATCAATTTGGGTGACATCTTATATAATGCTTATTTGTAATGGATCCTTAGTGGCCTGGCGAGAATTTGGAATCACCGACGATATGATTCGTGCCATGTTGacagaaattattaaaaatatcAACAGACGAAAACGAAATCGGCAGTATAAAAATCGGATACAGAAGAAAAAGAGGCTACATAACTCGTTTGGTAAGTGCAAATTAAATCGTGTGGTCTAGACTAGACATACAGTTTAatgtcttcgatttttttttacaggaattgcaACGATTCCCTGAAATGTCTGGTACATTATTTGGGGTGGCTACTGCAGTAGTAGAATGCTACAAGTATATTAGTATTATCATGTATAATcaacatgtcgaattaaaaaaaaacatcgccaCCAATAAAATCCTCGTCAATACTATGCAATCTAGTACTGCACTGCTCAGTTGTCGCTTTTGTGTAATACTTCATAACTATCTGCATAGAATCTCGTGGCACGATAATAGTACACTAATGACAACAGAAGGAAGACTGTAATGCATTTTCAACAATAAATCTTTTAATTTATCACAACTATGTTTTAATCTCTGAAAATTCACTGCAGTTTATGAATATTTCATCACCTAACATTAGTACAacttttctcgaaatcatttctTATAATTTCCCAGGCACAATCACCATCTCGAACGTCCGTTGGATTATAAAGCCAAAAAAGAAATCTGCCCTTAGTGCAACGCAGCGCAGGTCCTCCGAACATGTCCGTCAGCCGGATTCGATGATCGAGTCCAAAGTAGCAGAAAACATTCCAGGTTTCCGATTTCCCATTGAATCTGACAACGATATTGAGCGCTTGGAAGAAACCGTTCGGAGTTGCGCTCTTACACGTAGAAGATACGTATGTCAAGTTTTAATCAGTCTTATCGTAAGCACGTGATTATATTGGAACTCTTATTTTCAGATCAATTGCCTTCGGCAGATCAAGGACTCGAGTGAAAATGCGTCTATCGAAAGCATCTTCAAGATGTTCTTTTACGACGAAAGCCTCACCGAGTACAATTATAATGGCTTCAGTAACAGTCGTCGGGCCAAGAAACGGGCGATGAAGAACTACGACATTTTCACGAGCTGCTTCTTGGGTTCGTCTGCAGAATTTGCGATTCGCTAGACGTTGCATATCTAAGCCTAAAATTCTTCATTTTGCAGAAGCCTGGACGGATCACGGAGTTACGGAGGATGAGCTTCGTCAAATGTTGTGCAAGGTGATTCGCAACGTACACGGTCGGGAACGATTCCGTCGCTACCAAAACCGGAAGCGAGAACGGGAACTGACTGAAAGTTGTATTTATTCGGATGaagatgatttctaataaagattGACTGCTACAATTACTAGATTTCTTCTATGCACAGCTTAGCCACACGTTATGGATATCTCAGGAATAATGTGCTAATagttcaaaatatttttgttccaGCAATCAAACCTGGAGCCCCTGCCACAAAACTTTTGTTTCCGCTAACCGATCCGCATGCCGTCATTCAACTGGAGGATTTTGTTCGGATAGATCCTAATATGAGACGCAAATATGTAAGTAATTTGTACCACAATTCACAATGTTTTACTTCCCTAAATAGCGTAGTTTGTACCTTTTAGGGGAGTAAAATGTAGTCGATGCTGGAACAAATTTCACAAACCAAAATTGTTTGTTTCCTGACAAAAACGTCCTGTCAGTACTAGATTGACTTACTCGTGTTGCTGTTTTGCTCCTTCAGATTAAATTTCTGCGCCGCATCAAAACACCACGACAAAGCCTTGAAGATACGTTTGGTAAAATCTGCACCGATCAAGCCATCTTCCGTCACTTTAACTGGACGTCCAACAAGTCCTCTCAATCTATGACGCAGCGAGAAACACTGCAGCATTATTGGATATTCACAGATTGTTTGTAAGTAACTCTATTGGAGCTAGTACTTCATTTTTAACTCGGAACTGTAAATTCTTTATCATTGTAGATGTCTATGATACTAATATTGTTCTTACCATTTCAGAGGCTTGGAGCAGTCACGGATTTACTATGGAAACGTTGAAATCAAAAATGGCAAGCGTTATCAAACGCATCTATGTTCGCAACAACGTGCGCAATTTTCGAGCTAGGTCTAAGATTGTAGAGCTTTGAAGATTTCTAGGATATGAATAAATGTAGAAAAACAATATTTCCACTTTTGAAACTAATTCTGAGACTTGCTTATCATTAATCATTCTAGAAagtaactttttttcttaatttcatGGTATGGAATCAGCTGAAACGCCCCAGAGAATTTCACATCTTGGAGTTACATCGCATTCCGCCGCTGGGTTGAACTTTCCTATACGATCGGAACAAGCAATAGAGGAGCTCGAATCTTCCGTTCGATGTAACGAAAAATCCAGGAAGCAATATGTAAGGTTGATTTGCTTTGGATAGAAATAATAAATAATGTTCGATTGTGCGtaacttttgcacatttttcagATTAAGTTCCTACGCTCGAAACTGACCGACGATCAAAGCGTTTTCACCGTGTTTCAACACATCTTTACCTACCAATCTCTGGTCGGATACTGCTGGACGAAGCGTTCCAACTTGGAAAGAAAATCCATGAGAGATTATGAAATCTTCACTAGTTGCATGTTGGGTAAGTGTTGGATCGTGTACTAGAATGATCCTGAAATGTATACCTTAAACTACACATTTTTTTCCAGATGCCTGGCTGTGCAAGGGtataacggaggaatctctagccgAGCACATCCGTCACGTGATCAGAAACGTAAATATTTCAAAACGGAAGTTGAAAATTCGACTAAGGAAACGATATTCTAGTACTTCATTtaataataggacagatcggtgaagtactagatttgtagtaatgagctgaatttttgtatggtgagaaggtcaattctccgtttctgcaatgaaatggtgcaaaaagcgtgggtattatttttccttgcctaatttgatgctgtttgagcaaaactttgggcaatagtgttgttgttttctccatttcttgcaacataaacaacatggttggccaaagttttactcaaacagcatcaaattagacaaggaatcataatacccacgctttttgcaccttttcattgcagaaacggagaactggccttctcaccatactaaaattcagctcattactacaaatctagtactacaccgaacgtgccccattgaaccAGTACTGTTTATTTGGAAGTATTGGAGAAGCCAAACAATAAATGATCctttcaaaataatttccaaCGAAGAGATTGTCATGGGGCatattcggtgtagtactagatttgtagtaatgagcagaattttagtatggtgagaaagtcaattctccgtttctgcaatgaaatggtgtgaaaagcgtgggtattatgattccttggctaatttgatgctgtttgagcaaaactttggataactatattgtttatgttgcaagaaatgaagaaaacaacaacactattgcctaaagttttgctcaaacagcatcaaattaggcaaggaatcataatacccacgctttttgtaccatttcactgcagaaacggagaattggccttctcaccatactaaaattcagctcattactacaaatctagtacttcaccgatctgtcccaTTGAGATGCTTTTCAAATTCTAGTACTACGTTTAAACCAACAATTTCGATTTCTTTTGTATATCCTCTAGCCAAAAATATCGCCAAGTTGCGGAATCGGTTGCAAAGTCTCAACAAAATGATCAGCATGGCGTCGAGTCGAAACGAAAAGATGCAACTGGAGGTTCAAATCTTCGACGTCAACAAGGAACTGCAGGAGTTGCTTAAAACTGCCGAGCAGCAGAAGCAGCGTGCCACTGCCCATGTTGGTGGTTTTCATTTTCCGTTGAGTTCCATGGTCGAAATCGAACGATTGGAGGAAGCCGTTCGGAAGGATTTCGATGTGAGGAAGCAATATGTGAGTAGCAAATGCGTTCAGGCTTGGATCAGACCAGACTAGTGTTATCGTATTCGTATCATGACATTTTCAAACGATTTATAGAGCATGCTAGGCGGAGTAGTAGATTAGTTGTAATAAGCTGGAATAGTTAGCGATCGACTAGCTTCTATTACTGGCAAACAGACATAGATGTTGTTATTTGCCAACAGAGTGAAAGCCTACAAAATGTGTTCTTCTAGTACTTCCGTATTAAGGCTTATATTTATCATTTCATTATAAAGTCTTCGCAACTACTTTTAAACAAGCTAACGTTTGGAATCAAATCAAGCATGAAGCATTTTTCACTTTTCAACTTTAGGTACGCTACCTGTCGCTCAAGAAGCCCCCGACGATGAACGTAACTAACTTTTTCTCGTATCTCTTCACCGACGATGCTCTGATGGGCTACAACTACTCCGGAACCAACAACATTGGCGATTCGAAGATGCCGATGAGAAACTATGAAATTTTCATCGATTGTATGATAGGTTTGTCTCTCTATACACTATTTGGGGAAGTACTAGAATAAAACTAGTGAATTCACTTTCAGAAGCATGGGCTGATCATGGATTGACGCACATACTGCTCGAGGAGAAGATCAAACTTGTGGTGCGAAAGCTTACCGCTTGACGTCGGATGCAGAAGTTTCGGCAGAGAAAATCAATGAAAGTTTAAACTTGTTAAATaaacttgaaatgttcaaaaaactttgtatatttTGTGAATGAATTTAAATTAATAACTAATGTATGGTAATGACAACAATTTCCCACTATGGATTTCAGATCCCCTAAAACCACGAAAAAAGGTGTTCACGAGGACGGTAGAACTGGATGAGTGTGCTGCCGCAAATGACGAACAGCGCTACATGTTTATCGTGAGTCGAAAGGGAGGTATTCTGTTGGTGCACGAAAACCACATATATCGATCCAATATGCGACGTCAGGGTCCCCACAAGAACATTCTGTACTGGGAGTGTGTACACAATCGTTCGCAGAAGTGCCGTGGACGACTCAAGAGCGAAGGGAATTACCTGTTTATTTCGAACACCAATGGTGAGTATTGCGTTGACAGTTGGCTTATGAATTTGAATAACTAAGCAATTGTTTTCCAATTTCAGCCACGCACAATCATCCTTCAGATTTGAATCGAATCAACCGAGCTAAGGTCGGAGGAGAGCTGACATACCGCACATTCTTTTCACTTTTCAAATAACATGTTTCGTTGTTGATAAGAAATTGTTTTCAATTATTTTGCAATATATCGATGAATCTAGTACTATACCATCCATACTAATTTTCCATATCGTTGACATGTTTTCATCGTTTTATTCTTGTACTGCACATGCTTGTTGTTCACCGTTGGTGGCAATCTCTGAGCAATGATgaaattactctcatcatgaagcaatacATAATGTCGATTAATCTAGTACTGAGTAATTCACACTATTTCTagatattgttgaaatattttcgtCTTTTGTTTTAGTACTGCACATACTTGTTAATCACAATTAGTGGGAATCTTTGAGTCGTTCATCTATGATTAAACTAAATCCAACTAATTTTGCTAACATTTTGTAACTACAATTTCAGTTCAGGAAACGTCCCCGACATTCGATACGCCACAGTATgttattagggcctgtccataaactacgtagactcttagggggggacggggggatctggccaaagtctacgctccatacaaatttcgaaaattttgtatgaacaaaagtctacgaggggggagggggggtctgagatggccgaaaaaaagtctacgtagtttatggacagagccTTAGCAAGTGTGGAACCGTCCAGCTTCGGCACAATGGTCATCTTTTCAATCGACACGTCAAACGAGACGATATCACATACTGGCGCTGCTCGCAGTTTACCGTGTACAAGTGTCGCGCCCGAATTAAATCCGTGCTCGAAGAGTTTTTCATGTTGAACGTGGAACATAACCACCAGGTAGTGGCCTCACCCAGAGCGTATGGATCTTTGAAGCGACTGAAACAACAACTTGCAAAATATTAATAAACTACTTACGTCTTTGAaagtcaatctagtacttcactttaTTAAATTTAGgaattctcgtacaccaagtttTGCATTGATCTTATGATTCCAATCCACATTTCAGATGTCTATGTCCAGTACGTTTCCGGATTTCGAGGAAGTCGCAAGCTAAAGGTAGGAGAGTTCAGCTATACCAAAAGCAAGGAAAGTGCAAACAAAACGTACTGGTCTTGTGCGAGAGCAGGCATGAGCAAATGTAAAGCACGGGTTCTAACCTACACACTGAGAAACGGGGAAGAGAACTTGGTGGTTCGATATCCAACACACAATCATGAACCATTCTAGTACTGCAATCTTATATGATACTCTGTAAATAAAACATTAATGAGTTGGTGGAAACTGTGGTGGACTTTTCCTCTATGCCCTATATTTGCATTACGTTGAAGCATAACTAATCAGTTAATTTGGATTCCATTTTAGTGTTTAAAATTGTTAACATTGAAGAAGTGGAAGATGATCAACCCAAGGAAATATACTTCACCGTCGGGCAACGTGGTTGCGTTTTGCTGCACGTTGATGGCTATAAATTCGTGAAGAATCGTAAGGGGGCATACAAAACCTATTGGATCTGCGCTAAAAAGGTGAGTTAGTCTGTTTATGCAGAACTTTTCTTCAACTAACAAATTTCAATTATATTCCAGGGAAGTACAGCCTGCAAAGCTAGAGTCATCACCCCGGCAAACAGTGAGGAGAAAAAGGTTCCCACGTTGATAGCTCGCAGCGGAACACATAATCACCCTGTATTCGTAGAGCGAAAATCCCGCAGTTCTGCTACACATAGGATTTTACTTTTCGAAGACCCATAGTTAAATAAATTTATCTCAACTGAAACTTTGTGTATCGTGCATTCGTTTTGAATCCTGAAGAGTGTCGTTTTTGCATTAGTTTTGGATTAACGGATTTCTATTTTCCTTTATAGATGGCAACGATGTTGACCAGATTTACTTCATTGCTGAGATCATCGGTTCTGCAGAGGGAATGAAAACTGTGAAAATACCCGCAAAGAAGAAAAGTAGATCCAAATCCGCAACGATGCCTCCGGGAAACAATGAAATGTTCAATTTTGAAAGCGATGGTTCACCTTCAAAGCCCACCTACACAACTGGCCGGGGAAATAACGTTCTCAACTACCAGGGCCACCGCTACATCAAGAACAATGCGCACAGCGGGAAAATTTACTGGAAGTGTACCAAATGGCACAGTGGGTGCAAAGGACGTGCCATTACCAACGTGCTGGTTCCAGGCTTGGTTGTTCTGAAGAATACGCACAACCACGAACAATTGTAATTTCATCAACGGCGGTTTTTTTATTTTAAGCCAAATAAAAATGAACAGAATTGATCGACCTTCCTCATATTTTCCAACAGTGATTTTTAAGTAATATTTGTTTAGTTATCTTGAGTTCATAAGTTTCCGCAATACCAATGGTTGAGAAGTCAGTTTCTCTGTGAACTTTAAAGTTTTTTGAGAACctcttgttgaaatttctgaaaaatcaccGCAAATTTCAAACACAGTTTCAATGATCTTTTAATTTATTGTTTAAAACTAGTACTACGTGAAACGGTGATGAATCGTCATGTAGCAAAAAATCACCCCAGTAAAATAGTGATAATTTGCGCTGCAATCGTTTTATGAGTTTCCAAGTTTTCTGTCACGGTTTTTCgatttcgcgttttttttttttttgccgaattGTGAAATGGCTGAAGAATTTATTTTGTGTCTAAGGATTTTAGTGCCAATATTACCAAGCAGATAAAAGCTTACAGAAGGTGCAATCGAAGTGCGGCTAACAGTTCAATTATGACATCAAATACTACCGCGTTCGTTTTTAATACGTAATGTTGGTGAAAGTACACGAGAAATAAGTGTGATAGATTATGTTGTACGTTCcggataaaaaaaatatgtgtagtTACGGATGGAACTGCCTTATGGAAATCCCTACCTGCTACCTGCGGAGTATTAAAAGCTGCCCAGTGGACTACGCGAAATGGATCCAAATTGGTGAGGTCAAACCATTTTTCCTAACACTAGTTGTCTCAACATACATTGTACTGCTCACGGTGTCTGTTTTTACATGCAGTACCGTGGGgagattttctccaaagtttagaTATTTCTTAGTTTTGTAggtaatttttctattttttttctgttgcgcgaatgaatgaattctgaaagaataAATGTTAACATACTTTTCAGAAGTGTCGAAAACAGTTATTTAACGTTACACAAGTGAACTTTTGCAAAGTGCCGCGATAGTGAACCTATTCTTGTTGTTTTTTAATATGCTTAGGTTACGCGAGCTGAGACTTTATGGATAGCATAGCATTCAAACACAAATTTTGATCTGGCTGTTTCCAGAAAGAAATATTTGATCTTGGAGGACCAATATTTGATGTAATTTGCTCTGTTTTTGCGTTCTGTTTTAttgtttactacttataaacgttttatttaaggaggattcaggtaaatctacCTTTTCATATAGGAGGGTTCAGGTAAATCTAATTTttcttttctatttcagatttgaaaTCGTACACccaaccagtgttggtaaactcacactcaaagcacactcatgaaccgctcctgcgtgagcaaactcgcgcgcgattctgaatcgttttctcacgcgcgagaatttcatgcaaaatctcgctctcacgagtcaagcgccgaaatctcgttcgcttgtaaaacgaacccaaatcaatttgaacggcattcaatgttgttgtacgctagatttgcttttgttctatcatacaa includes:
- the LOC109403953 gene encoding uncharacterized protein LOC109403953 — its product is MEHTGVPGFRFPIRSEGEIERLEVAVRSDMYKWDNYIAFLRDLRANDLHTPIRCIFQSVFYDEALVNYNYNGISTAPGVHKRAMKSYAIFRDCFAVAWREFGITDDMIRAMLTEIIKNINRRKRNRQYKNRIQKKKRLHNSFGTITISNVRWIIKPKKKSALSATQRRSSEHVRQPDSMIESKVAENIPGFRFPIESDNDIERLEETVRSCALTRRRYINCLRQIKDSSENASIESIFKMFFYDESLTEYNYNGFSNSRRAKKRAMKNYDIFTSCFLEAWTDHGVTEDELRQMLCKVIRNVHGRERFRRYQNRKRERELTESCIYSDEDDF
- the LOC109403919 gene encoding uncharacterized protein LOC109403919 → MISMASSRNEKMQLEVQIFDVNKELQELLKTAEQQKQRATAHVGGFHFPLSSMVEIERLEEAVRKDFDVRKQYVRYLSLKKPPTMNVTNFFSYLFTDDALMGYNYSGTNNIGDSKMPMRNYEIFIDCMIEAWADHGLTHILLEEKIKLVVRKLTA